The Pongo abelii isolate AG06213 chromosome 19, NHGRI_mPonAbe1-v2.0_pri, whole genome shotgun sequence genome includes the window AGGCCCCAGCCCAGGAGCAGGTCCACATCAGGGCAGCCCCGGGGGTGGGTCCTGATGCCACCCACAGGCCCCTCCTCTCATTGTGGGCTCTGCCAGCTGCAGCACAGGGCCTGCCACACTGGGACCCTCACCCACACTCTGCTGTGACCTGAGAGGGTGCTGGCCCAGGACGGGGGACCCAGGCCATGGCACCCCCTCCAGTGCCCGGTTCTGCAAGCCCACCTTGGTCCATGCGGCCGATGGTGGTGTACTGAGCGGCCAGGTCGGCTCGGGCTGCCGGGGTGTTGGGGACGAAGTAAGGCACCTGGGGCAGGCAGTGGGGAGCCAGGCTTAGAACAGACGGACTGGGGGAGCGGTGTCCAGCCTTCTCCCCGGGGCCTCCTGCAAATGGATTAGCCCAGAACAGCCTCACTCTGGACCACCCCGTCTGTCTACGCTTCTCTCTGTGGCCCTGAGGATGGGAACCTGAATCCGATTTGGTCAGAGCGTCTTTCTTCATCATCTAGGGCCAGGGCTGCAAGCTCGCAGGAGGCCAGGGTCCCGGACCCATGGCTGACGGGAGTCCTGAAACGTGGGAGGGGCCGTCCTACCAGCACGTCCAGTGGGTCGTAGGCCTGGGGGGTCCAGTCTGGGATACGGCCCATGCCGCTCTTTCCGTTGCCAAACTTCTCACAGAAGGTTCCGTACTGGGGCTGGGAGTGCCCACAGCGGTGGGGGTCGTGGAAGGCAACATAGAGGAAGAAAGACCTGCACGGGAGGAGGCTCATTGCCAAGGCTGCGGGGCCATTGCCGCCTGGCACAGGAAGCCCCTcggctctgcctcctcctctgcaTCTGGAAGTCAACCTGTGACCCtcactgcctcagtttccccacgtCCCTTCTCCCTCTGACCAGGCTAACTTGAGTACCTGGAACCTTCTCCCCTGCCCCATTCTAGCCATGTGGGGGCCCATGCATCCCGCCTGAAGACTCCGGGCTGTGCTCTGGGACCGGCCGCCAGGGGGAAGGGGCAGGGGCCCCGACTCGTACCGGTCGTCCTGAGTCTGCAGGAATTTCCGGACGAGCAGCTTAATTCTAGTGATGTTCCGCCCCACCTGGAGGACGGAGCCATTCTCCTCCGTGTACGCAAAGTCAAATGGGTACACGGTCTCTGGCCCCACGTGCTTCTTCCCAATGATGCCTGGGCGGGAAGAGAGGCCTGTCCAGAgtcccttcagcctcccaacccCTTCTGCTCCCTTCTCTGCCCCTCTCGGCCCTAAGCGCACTGTGGGTTCTTGTGGACACACAGCCCAGCCAGGAGACCCAGGCCCAGATCCTTTGGAACAAGAGCTAAGGGCAGGCCACAGGGGCTGAGGGTGCCTTGGGACAAGGTGCCGAacctcctgggctctggcctgGCCTCTGTGCCTTACCCCACGCCGTGTCCTCGGCACGGGTTCCTCACCTGTGCGCACACCAGCTTGGCTGAGCAGCAGCGGCAGGCTCCGCACCTTGTCGAAGGAGTTGAAGTGGTGCACGTCCTGGTGCAGCCCGTACATCCCATTCTGATGCTGCCAGCAAAGGCGCATGAGGTCCAGGGCCCCCAGGCAGCCAGGGCCCGCCTGCCGCACCTGTTCTCCCACAGCCCTCCCATCCCCAGGGGCCTTCTTGGGGCCCTGACTTAGACTTTGAGTGGCCAGCACCCAGAGAGACTGGCTGTACCTCCCACTCCCTGCGCAATAGGGCCATGGGTCCCTCCCGTGAAAGGAGGAATTCGCAAGAAAGAAGGAGACCTGGAGGGCGTGCACCGGCACGAGGGTGGCCTTGATGTTCCTTTTGCGTATCCGTACTTTTGAACTCTTCTGTTATGATCACACGTTACAGAGTGAAAAAGACAGGGCCAGGCCTTGTTTTATTACCTAGTTATTTTATATTGTAAAAGATATcgtacattttaaaaactcagactgccggccaggcgcggtggctcacgcctgtaatcccggcactttgggaggccaaggcgggtggatcatgaggtcaggagactgagaccagcctggccaacatggtgaaacctcgtctctactaaaaatacaaaaattagctgggcgtagtggcgggtgcctgtagtcccagctactcgggaggctgagttaggagaatggcttgaacctgagaggtggaggttgcagtgaactgagatggcaccactgcactccagcctgggcaacagagtgagactaaaaGAATAAGTGTCCTTAAACACCCATGTTCATAATAgctttattcacaacagccaaaggGTAGCAGCAACCCAAGTGCCCACTGACGGATGAATATGGAGAAGCAAAATGCGGGGCCCATCCATCCACTGGAATATGACTCAGCCCTGAAGAGGAGGGAAGTTCTGACTCGCGCTAGAGCATATGGTTAAACCTGAGGACATTGTGCTGAGTGAAGTATGGACACAAAAgcggggccaggcgcggtggctcatgcctgtaatcccagcactttgggaggtcgaggcgggcagatcacttgaggccaggagtttgaaaccagcctgaccaacatgatgaaactccatctctactaaaaatacaaaaattaggtgtggtggcgcacacctgtaatcccagctactcgggaggctgaggcaggagaatcgctggaacctgggaggcagaggttgcagtgagccgagattgcaccactgcactccagcctgggtgacagagtgagactccaactcaaaaaaacaaaggacTAGTCCTGTGCAATTCCACTCTTATGTGGCCCCTGGAGCagtcagattcatagagacaggggatggggagggagaatGTGGAGCTGGTGTTTCATGGGACAGAGCTTCTGTTTGGGaagatggaaaagttctggagctggatggtggtgatggctgcgcAACACTGTGAATGCACTTAAGGCCCCGGAACTGTGCGCTGAAAAATGGCTAAGATGGGAACGTTGATGTTTGTGcattttaccacagtaaaataGCAGCGTGTGTGCCCTAACTGCGGCCGCTCCCTGCACCACAGCGTTCCTGGGACAGTGTGGCGATGGCGGTTCACGCTGAGTGAGCTCACCAGGCCTCGCACTAAGTGTTTACATATGAAGCATTAGCCCCGCCAATCCCCATAACTAGAGTGGCATCTCATTATACCCACcgtcttacagatgaggaaactgaggcacagggaggtaggttacttgctcaaggccacacacAGCAGTGGAGCCAGGGCTGGCGGGTAAGTCGGAGCCCCTAGTCTGCACTCACGGCCAAAGGCTATGCCTCCTCCTGAAGGTGGGAGGGAAAGTGGGCAACACCCCCCGGGAGCCCGGGGATGGGAGACGTGGCAGAGGCCTGGGCCCCGGACGCGGCCTGCCTACTCCCTGCCCATCCCCCCCTCCCGCCCCTTGCACCTCACCTGGGGCAGGCCAGTGAGGAGGCTGGCGCGGCTGGGAGAGCAGCTGCTGACCGAGGTGAAGGCGTTGCGGAAGAGGAGGCTGCGGCGGGCCAAGGCATCCAGGTGCGGGGTGGCGATGGCGCTGTTGTTGTACGCGCCACTCTCAAAGCCTCCGTCATCCGCTGTGTAAGGTGGGAGACAGCACACGGTCGGCTGCGGTCACGAGAAACAGCACTGGGAGTGAGGGAGGCTGGGACTGTGATGCCAGGAGGCGAGATACCAAGGTGGGCATGGTACTGGCTCAGTGTGAACACTCAGTGTGAAATGCTATCGTGACAGTGCACTTCATTACCTAGGAGGTATGACACCCGAGTGGGTACATCAGGCAAGCATGGTATCAGAGGGCATGTTATCAGGTCTGATACTTGGTGGGTATGTTAGCAGATGAGCATGGTATGGAGGCTGGACTGATAGATGGTAGGTATAAGCAGGTAGGCATGGTACCCAGGCAGGCCTGATACCAGTGGGTATGTTAGCAGGTAGACTGGTATCCAGCAGGGATGATGCCTGGTTGGTATGTTAGCAGGCAGGCATGGTATCCAAGTGGACATGATAAGCAGGCATCATACCACAATAAGCTTGATGATACCCTAAGCAGGCATGATACCCAGTGGGTATGTTGGCAGGTGGGCACGGTACACAGGCTGGACTGATAGCTGGTGGGTATAAGCAGATGGGCATAGTACCCAGGCAGGCCTGGTACCTGCGTAGGTATGTTAGTAGGCAGGCATGGTACCCGAGTGGGCAAGATACTCATGCAGGCATGATATCCCAACAAGCTTGATGATACCCCAGCAGGCATGATATCCCAACAAGCTTGATGATACCCCAGCAGGCATGATATCCCAACAAGCTTGATGATACCCCAGCAGGCATGCTACCTAGGGGGGCATGTTAGCCGGCTAGGCATTTAGGCAGACAGCGGCTGAATGCATGGCCACAGAACTGCTGGGCAATTCTGGGCTCAGTGGAAACTGCGTGGGGCAGAGGGCAGAAGAGCCTCGCCCGGGGCGCATCTAAAGATCTATGTGTGTGCGTCCCACCACTGCTTCTCACTGATGCCATCTCAAAGGCCTAGTGACCTTGCAGGTTGTCTATTTCAACCCTTTCATCCTACACAAAgcagctgaggcccagaaaggtgaGGTGCAGTACCCAAGGCCACACACTGGGCAGCGGGAAACAGGGACAGGCCGCTGAACTCCTACAACCACACCAAGCTTCTTCCCCCTGCTGTGGAGTAGAGGACACTGGGGGCACCACAGGAGAGGCTGGTGGGAACCCCCAGGACCAACACTTTCCCCAGTTCCCTCAGAGGCAATGTGGTCCATGGATGGACAGAGGAGGCTGGACACCTTCCAGTTGggctcccatcctccaccccacAGTACCCATGGGGTATGAGCACATGGCAGCCAGGTAAACCTGGAGGGAGAGTGGGATGGGCTCTGCTCCGTACCCGCAGGCCAGGAAGAAAGCTGCCCTTCTCCAAACCCAGAGTGTCTCGGCACTTGGCTGTGGGCCTGCTATGGTCTGAACTGTGTCCTCCCagaattcatatgctgaagccctaatGCCAACATCACTGTATCTGGAGACAGGGTCCTTAATTAAGGATAAATGAATCATAAGGATGAGACCCTGATCTGACAGGACTGTGGACttacaggaaaagaaagagagggccgggtgcagtgtttcatgcctataagcccagcacctgggaggtcaaggcaggaagatcgcttgagcccaggagttcgagaccagcctgggcaacacagtgagaccttgtctctacaaaaaatacaaaaattagccgggcatggtgatgtgcacctgaggtcccagccacttgggaggctgaggcaggaggatcacttgagcctgggaggttgaggctgcagtgagctgtgattgtgctactgcgctccagcctgggtgacagagtgagaccatgtctcacaaaaaaaaaaaaagaaaagaaagaaaggaaaaaggaaaaggaagtgaGACCACCCCCATCCGCTTTGTCATGTGAGGAAACAGTGAGAGGGTGACCACCTGTAAGCCGAAAGTGGACCGTCACTGGAACCTAACCAAGCTGGCACCCTGACCTTGGATTTTCAGCccacagaattgtgagaaatacatttctgtttaggCCGATCCATGGCAGTCCGTGCTAAGAAAGCCCCTAGCCCAGGGGCCGCATAGCCTGGGCTCTGAAAGCCTCCTGTAGGAATCCTGATCCGCAGATGAGGGTCCATGCAGATTCTCTGCTGTGTCTCTGGGAGGCGAGGAGTTGGCAGGAGAGCTGTTCATGTTACAGTGAGCCGAACCCCCACCCAGAAACCACAGAATTAATCAGAAAGAGGGCAACTGGCAGGGCGCCAGACCTCAGAAGGGGAAAGAATCGCAGGCCTTGGGTTTGGCCTTGTCACTTGTCATGAGCCAGAGCCTTGATTACCCAAACCGGAAGTCTTGTGAGCAGCACGGTGCTTGCTCTGGAGGAACCTGGGGTTTCTGAGAGggactggggttgggggagacggtggtgggtgggtggtggAGGGCTGTGCCCTTGGGACAAGGGAAAAGACAGCTGAGCCACAGGCTCTGGGGTCGGAAATGATTACAGCGGGGCGGAGATGAGAGCCAGGAGGGCACCCTGTCTGCAGTCTCTGGGGACTGCAGCACCAGCCCCTCCTCTGGGATCCCCTCCCGAGAGGGATCTGAGATCCGTGGACCCCTGAGCCCTGGCTGGGCAGGCTCAGAGGAGGGTTGGACAGGCGGCAGGAGGTAAGCGTAGGGGTGCTGGATGCTGGGGCTCACTCCTCCAGCCCTTGCTGCCCTCTCTGGGGAGACACCCATGAAGAGTCTGGGGGCGGCACAGAGAGGAGGACGAGGGGGAATGGCAGTGGGGGATACAAGGGCAGGGCACACTAGGGTCAGCACTGACCACGGGCGGGGAGGAGGCCGGTGGCCACTTCCCCGGGCCACAgcaggtgggcgtggtggcgcggcGCCGGCACTCACCGAGGAGCAGCAGTGCGTTCCGGGGGCGCGCCCGGCAGAGCCCCAGGACTAGCAGCAGCGCGCAGCAGGCGGGCCCGGGGCGGCGCATGGCGACGGCGGCTCGGGCTCGGGCTCGGGATCCGGCTCCGGCTCTGGTCTCCCGctcggccccgcccccgccccgcccccggtcACGTGCGCGCCAGACCCCGCCCCGGCCTGTCCCCGGCGATTCCTGCGGACCCAGCTGCGGCGACGCCGGGAGACCCCAAGCCGCAACGCCGAGTGGGTGAGTCCGTGGCCCGCGAGGGCGGCGAGCGGGGACCAGGGGCAGGGGGTGCGGACAGTGGCCGGGGTCGCCGGGGGCAGCCGACGCGGGGGCCAGCGCGGAGTCTGAAAGTGCGGGGGCCTCTCGTGGGGACCACTCCCCCGCCGCGTCCCTACCCGGGTCCCCGCGGCGCTCGGCCTTGCTCGGGGCCAGGGGACCGCGGACGGTCAGGTGGCGCAGGGTCTCCTTCGGAGACCCCAGGATCCGGAGCCAGCGGCCTTGTGGGCGGGTCCGGGGGCCGGGGAGTGGATTTTGCCCGGAGCGGAGCGGCCGGGGgcattggggggtgggggtggcggctCTGCGCGCGGGCGCCGGGGCCCTGGAAGATGCTGTGCTCCTGAATTGACCGGGCGCCTCTGATGTCCTCCCAGAGGCAACTAGAACTCCAGGGCTGTGAAAGCCACAGGTGGGGACCGAGCGAGGCGTGGCCTCAGGAGCGGAGGACCCCCCCACTCTCCCAAGAGCGCCGCAGTCCACCGTAGCGGGTGGAGCCCGCCTTGGTGCGCAGTTGGAAAACGTCGGAGTCCCTCCGGATCTCCCGGCTGCCACCCGCACCCCCCGCCAGCCTAGGGTGCGCCCGCGGGCCGTGCTTCTCTCTGCGCTGCTCGCCGTTAAATTCCCtggggagagggaaaaaaaagcaaaggaagtcGGTTCTCCAGGGGCCAGAAGTGTTGAGCCTAATTAGTCTTCAGACTTCTCAATAAGAAATCGCTTATCAGTTTCTTATCTGGGAGAGTTGAGGGTGGAGGGACAGAAGGCACCCAGGATTTGCACGGGGGGGATTCAGGGTGAGAGGGTGATGATGGACGGGGTGGGCCCTCCAGTCTTGGCCCAGTCCCCGTCTTGCGCACGTTGTTGGCTTCATCTCAGAGCAGTCTGGTTCAGCCCCCCCGGGGAGGGGAGACCCATGGTGACCTCTCCTGACACCTGCCGACCCTGACCAGTGTTGCCGGGTTCTTCAAAGGCCACGCTCTGACTGCTGGTCTATGTCACCTGCACCCCTTAACCCCACGGTAGAGATGCCTTCTTCGGTGACGGCGCTGGGTCAGGCCAGGTCCTCTGGCCCCGGGATGGCCCCGAGCACCTGCTGCTGTTCCTGCTGCTGCTCCCCTGCGGCCGTGCAGAGGAGGCTGCCTATCCTGGCGTGGCTGCCCAGCTACTCCCTGCAGTGGCTGAAGATGGATTTCGTCGCCGGCCTCTCCGTTGGCCTCACTGCCATTCCCCAGTCGCTGGCCTATGCTGAAGTGGCTGGACTCCCGCCCCAGGTGAGGTGTCTGACCCTGCTGCCAGCCATATCTCAGAAGCAGTGCAGAATACACAGTATCAATCCCAGGCACCATCAGCGATTCCAGGTTTCCAGCCCCTGGGCCCCAAGGAACCTTTGGTTTACAGTGTGTGACGCATGACTGACTGACTCTGGGCCGACCCAGGCTCCTATGCCTGTTTGGCACACACAGACACTGAGCTGGTTATGGAGGGGCCAAGCGAGATGACTCACAGAggcctcaggagttcaagaccagcctgaccaaaatggtgaaaccccgtctccactaaaaatacaaaaattagcctgggtgtggtggctctcgcctgtaatcccagcactttgggaggccgaggcaggcggatcacaaggtcaggagatcgagaccaccctggctaacacggtgaaaccccttctctactaaaaataccaaaaattagccgggtgtggtggcgggcgcctgttgtcccagctacctgggaggctgaggcaggagaatggcgtgaacccaggaggcggagcttgcagtgagccgacattgtgccactgcactccagcctgggcgacagagtgagactccctctcaaaaaaaaaaaagaatgcttcctCAGACTTGGACACAGCACGTGGGCCTTCACCGAcccctctgcctggctgtctgCACCCTGAGGCCCTGGTTGGGTGCTGCTAAAAAAGTGGCCTCCTGGTCACTGCAGGTCCACCCACAGGGTAGGGAGGTGCACCTCTAACCTGGGCCTGGACACAGCTGACACCCACACATCCCGAGCTTGGACACGCACACTAGGGAGCTGGTGGATgggcctcggcctcctgagtgcTCACCGCCGTCTCTCCCCACAGTATGGTCTCTACACTGCCTTCATGGGCTGCTTCGTGTATTTCTTCCTGGGCACCTCCCGGGATGTGACTCTGGGCCCCACCGCCATTATGTCCCTCCTGGTCTCCTTCTACACCTTCCACGAGCCCGCCTACGCTGTGCTGCTGGCCTTCCTGTCCGGCTGCATCCAGCTGGCCATGGGGGTCCTGCGTTTGGGTGAGGTTCTACCTTCTTGCCAAGGGGATGCCCTTgacctcagcatttgcttgtttgcaTTTCAAGGTCTATccctgtgtgtgttgtgtgtgtgtgtgtgtgtgtgttgtgggggtgtgtgtgtcgtgtgtgtgtgttgtgtgtgtgtgttagggggtgtgtgtgtgtgtgtgtgtgtgtgtgtgtgtgtaggtgggtgggtggtggaGGGGGTGGGGCGCTTGGCTCTTAGTCTACTCTTTTCTGCTTAGAGGCCAGGACACTTGGAGAAGTGCCTGTGGCCTCAGACAGCAGTCTCCCTTTTCTGCTCTCCAAAAACGGCCAAACAGGGTGTGTTACCCCAGTCCTTAGCTGCAGTATCTGCTTCCCAATCCCACCCATACCACCTTCCCCAGCTCACATCTCCCCTCATCCTCTGGGACTGGGTGGAGCTGGGACCAGCTCGGTGTCCCCTCTTGGCCGGCCAGGGTTCCTGCTGGACTTCATTTCCTGCCCCGTCATTAAAGGCTTCACCTCTGCTGCTGCCGTCACCATCGGCTTTGGACAGATCAAGGTAGGCACGGCACCCACCCAGGGCACTGCTCTTTGGCCGCCGCTCGTTGGCACAGGGATGGCGGGAGCAGGACCGAGGCCAGTCCTGATCCCTGTGGCCAGTGGACGTCTTGCTGTTTCAGATTGTCTTCCATGGGTCAAGAAGCACGCGGTGCTCTCATGGGTCCCCTGTTAATAAAATGACCCTCCTGGGAGGGATGTCACATGATGGTTGGATTTTACAGCGGGTAACTTGGGGGCTGGTAATTCCATCCCCCTGCTCTTGCCAGGGTTTCCGTGCCAGTGTGCTTGGCTGGCTCTGTGACGTAGCTCTGTTCTCCCTGCACTGGGCACACCCAGCAGGCCCCACTGGTCACGAGCATGCTGCTAGAATTTCTACAAGCAAATTATTTCCCCATGCCAATTTAGCtagatggttttgttttgtgctttttttttctggtttctatttaatattttttaaataccatgcattttatatttccttttaaaacatttataagaaGTACTAAAATCAGTCGTCAGCTGAGGGtgtaatttattctctttttgcTGGGTTGTAAGTTCCTCGAGGGCAGGAACTGTCCTTCTCCCAGCCATGGCTGCCCAGCACTGGACTGGTGCAGTAGGGGCGTGCTTAGTTGGGTGTGTGTGGAGTGAAGTGAGCCCAGTTCCACAGATGGGACCATGCGGCCCTCATGGCAGACTAGGGTCACATGCTGCCTCCTGACCCTGTGTCACTGCAGGTCATCTTCCCCAAGCCAGGCTCTGTTCCAGGCTGGCCTGAGACAGTCTTCCCTGATGGAGGTACCATGGGAAGACCAAGGACAGGAgagtgtgtatgagagagagtgtgtgtgagagtgtgtgtgtgtgagagtgtgagtgtgtgtgagtgtgagtgtgtgtgagtgtgagtgtgtgagagtgtgtgtgagaatgtgagagtgtgtgagtgtgtgtgagtgtgagagagagtgtgtgtgtgactaaAGTAGACACTTTTTGCACTCTTGTTACATGCGAGGCACTAGGCAGGACACTCTCCATGTGTAATTCTCCACACAGCCCGGGAGGTAGATGTATCATTATTTCCATTTGAGAAAGGAGAGACCACCTTAGGTGTGGGTGAGAGTGGTTTGTACATTATCTACACACATCTCTCAGGGTTAGCTTGGCAAATGCTATTTCAGGGCATGGTTGGTTCTTTATTCTGGAAACATCATTTTAGTTATCAAGAAGGTTCTTTTATAGGATCCCAGTGAGAGTGGGGAGTGCCTCGTTCATGCCTTCATACTTGGCAACCCTAGCCCCACCCAGGGACTCTGCAGCCATCTGGAGGGAGGGCGTCCTCCTGACAGGCCCAGGACAGAAGACCCTACCCCAACAGTCCCAGAGTCCGCCCCACAGGATGTCCTAACCCCACCCACCCTGTGCGTAGCAGTTTTAGGGCAGGGTCCTTGAGCCTGTGGCCCTGGGAGCCAGGGCCTCAACTTTCCTCTCTGACTCCTGTTGGGTCTCAGTCGACGTAAAGAACTAAAGCGCAAGCTGTGCCTGCACTGTggatcccagctacgtgggaggctgaggtgggaggatcactggagcccaggagttcgaatccagcctgggccacagagcaagcaAGACCCcctcccaaagaaaaaaaaactaaactaaaacacAGGATAGAGTGCCTTCTCCTGCCCAGGACCTCAGAGCTGGTATCGTGGTGGGAGGCTCCTACTTTGCCGAGGACTCCCCAACCTGGTTTCTTGAAGCCCCTCGGAGCCCTCCACATCTGCACACCTCGATGAGATTTTTCCTCCCGCAGCAGCAGGGCTGGGGGGTGGCGGGACACCTAGTGAGGGACGCGTTATCAAGCCAATGGCAGCAAGGGTCTACATTGCAGGGGGCCAGGCCACTGAGTGGCCTGGAGCCAATGGGGGTGGGGCCAGGCAGCCCATGGCCCCTGGCCATCAAGCTGTAGAACCTGTCTGCCTGCTGTGAGGTCACCTACATTGTTTTTTATGAGAAAAGTAATTTAGAGAAACGTATCACTGACCCAGTAATTGTGAAGTACTGTCTCCTCCAAGGGTAGCTTTGATCTCCTGCCCTAGGGGCCGTTGGGAGTGGGCAGATGGACCCCTGAGCCCCTAAGATGGGCCCCAGGAATGAGGgttgggggcagggcagggggacaCTGTCTCAGCCCTAGGGGAGGTGGGCGGGGAGCTGGGGACAGATGGCCTTGGTTTGGGAGCACAGCCTCTGATCAGCATCTCTGTGTTTGGACAGAacctgctgggactacagaacaTCCCCAGGCAGTTCTTCCTGCAGGTGTACCACACCTTCCTCAGG containing:
- the SLC26A11 gene encoding sodium-independent sulfate anion transporter isoform X18, producing the protein MSPAPLNPTVEMPSSVTALGQARSSGPGMAPSTCCCSCCCSPAAVQRRLPILAWLPSYSLQWLKMDFVAGLSVGLTAIPQSLAYAEVAGLPPQYGLYTAFMGCFVYFFLGTSRDVTLGPTAIMSLLVSFYTFHEPAYAVLLAFLSGCIQLAMGVLRLEARTLGEVPVASDSSLPFLLSKNGQTGCVTPVLSCSICFPIPPIPPSPAHISPHPLGLGGAGTSSVSPLGRPGFLLDFISCPVIKGFTSAAAVTIGFGQIKNLLGLQNIPRQFFLQVYHTFLRIAETRVGDAVLGLVCMLLLLVLKLMRDHMPPVHPEMPPGVRLSRGLVWAATTARNALVVSFAALVAYSFEVTGYQPFILTGETAEGLPPVRIPPFSVTTANGTISFTEMVQDMGAGLAVVPLMGLLESIAVAKAFEMRFCHVAQAGLELLGSSDPPALASQSAAITAVSHPTWPDYMRLRIITALMPTRSCWPSVSPTYWAPSSPPTRSQAALDGQP
- the SLC26A11 gene encoding sodium-independent sulfate anion transporter isoform X17, yielding MSPAPLNPTVEMPSSVTALGQARSSGPGMAPSTCCCSCCCSPAAVQRRLPILAWLPSYSLQWLKMDFVAGLSVGLTAIPQSLAYAEVAGLPPQYGLYTAFMGCFVYFFLGTSRDVTLGPTAIMSLLVSFYTFHEPAYAVLLAFLSGCIQLAMGVLRLEARTLGEVPVASDSSLPFLLSKNGQTGCVTPVLSCSICFPIPPIPPSPAHISPHPLGLGGAGTSSVSPLGRPGFLLDFISCPVIKGFTSAAAVTIGFGQIKNLLGLQNIPRQFFLQVYHTFLRIAETRVGDAVLGLVCMLLLLVLKLMRDHMPPVHPEMPPGVRLSRGLVWAATTARNALVVSFAALVAYSFEVTGYQPFILTGETAEGLPPVRIPPFSVTTANGTISFTEMVQDMGAGLAVVPLMGLLESIAVAKAFEMRFCHVAQAGLELLGSSDPPALASQSAAITAVSHPTWPDYMRLRIITALMPTRSCWPSVSPTYWAPSSPPTRSQAALDVPACFPSRAGS